From one Pseudomonas sp. S35 genomic stretch:
- the hutU gene encoding urocanate hydratase, with protein sequence MTKPTKYRDVEIRAARGNTLTAKSWLTEAPLRMLMNNLDPQVAENPKELVVYGGIGRAARNWECYDQIVESLTHLNDDETLLVQSGKPVGVFKTHSNAPRVLIANSNLVPHWASWEHFNELDAKGLAMYGQMTAGSWIYIGSQGIVQGTYETFVEAGRQHYNSDLTGRWVLTAGLGGMGGAQPLAATLAGACSLNIECQQVSIDFRLASRYVDEQATDLDDALARIAKYTQQGKAISIALLGNAAEILPELVKRGVRPDMVTDQTSAHDPLNGYLPAGWTWDEYRARAKTEPAAVIKAAKQSMAVHVQAMLDFQKQGIPTFDYGNNIRQMAQEEGVENAFDFPGFVPAYIRPLFCRGIGPFRWAALSGDPQDIYKTDAKVKELIPDDAHLHNWLDMARERISFQGLPARICWVGLGQRAKLGLAFNEMVRSGELSAPVVIGRDHLDSGSVASPNRETEAMQDGSDAVSDWPLLNALLNTASGATWVSLHHGGGVGMGFSQHSGMVIVCDGTDEAAERIARVLHNDPATGVMRHADAGYQIAIDCAKEQGLNLPMVK encoded by the coding sequence AAGCTGGCTGACCGAAGCGCCGCTGCGCATGCTGATGAACAACCTCGACCCGCAAGTGGCCGAGAACCCGAAAGAGCTGGTGGTGTACGGCGGTATCGGCCGTGCTGCACGTAATTGGGAGTGCTACGACCAGATCGTCGAGAGCCTCACCCACCTGAACGACGACGAAACCCTGCTGGTGCAATCCGGCAAACCGGTCGGCGTGTTCAAGACCCACAGCAACGCGCCGCGTGTACTCATCGCCAACTCCAACCTGGTGCCGCACTGGGCCAGTTGGGAACACTTCAACGAACTGGATGCCAAGGGCCTGGCCATGTACGGCCAGATGACCGCCGGCAGCTGGATCTACATCGGCAGCCAGGGCATCGTCCAAGGCACCTACGAAACCTTCGTCGAGGCCGGTCGCCAGCATTACAACAGCGACCTGACCGGCCGTTGGGTACTCACCGCCGGCCTCGGTGGCATGGGTGGCGCACAGCCGCTGGCGGCCACACTCGCTGGTGCCTGCTCGCTGAACATCGAGTGCCAGCAGGTCAGCATCGATTTCCGCCTGGCCAGCCGTTATGTCGACGAGCAAGCCACCGACCTCGACGACGCCCTGGCCCGCATCGCCAAATACACCCAGCAAGGCAAGGCTATCTCCATTGCCCTGCTGGGTAACGCTGCAGAGATCCTGCCGGAACTGGTCAAGCGCGGCGTGCGCCCGGACATGGTCACCGACCAGACCAGCGCCCACGACCCACTCAACGGCTACCTGCCGGCCGGCTGGACCTGGGACGAATACCGCGCCCGCGCCAAGACCGAACCGGCTGCCGTGATCAAGGCTGCCAAGCAGTCGATGGCCGTGCACGTCCAAGCCATGCTGGACTTCCAGAAGCAGGGCATCCCGACCTTCGACTACGGCAACAACATCCGTCAGATGGCCCAGGAAGAGGGCGTGGAAAACGCCTTTGATTTCCCGGGTTTCGTGCCGGCGTACATCCGCCCACTGTTCTGCCGTGGCATCGGCCCGTTCCGCTGGGCGGCGCTGTCGGGCGACCCGCAAGACATCTACAAGACCGACGCCAAAGTCAAAGAGCTGATCCCGGACGACGCCCACCTGCACAACTGGTTGGACATGGCCCGCGAACGCATCAGCTTCCAGGGCCTGCCGGCGCGTATCTGCTGGGTCGGCCTGGGCCAGCGCGCCAAGCTCGGCCTGGCCTTCAACGAGATGGTGCGCAGCGGTGAGCTGTCGGCGCCGGTGGTGATTGGCCGTGACCACCTCGACTCCGGCTCGGTGGCAAGCCCGAACCGCGAAACCGAAGCCATGCAGGACGGTTCCGACGCCGTGTCCGACTGGCCGCTGCTCAACGCCTTGCTCAACACCGCCAGCGGCGCGACCTGGGTCTCGCTGCACCACGGCGGCGGCGTCGGCATGGGCTTCTCGCAACACTCCGGCATGGTCATCGTCTGCGACGGCACCGACGAGGCCGCCGAGCGGATCGCCCGCGTGCTGCACAACGACCCGGCGACCGGGGTGATGCGTCATGCCGATGCCGGTTACCAGATCGCTATCGACTGCGCCAAAGAGCAGGGCCTGAACCTGCCGATGGTCAAGTAA